In one Corallococcus sp. EGB genomic region, the following are encoded:
- a CDS encoding serine/threonine-protein kinase, producing the protein MDPKDRDSGGVAYLRPEALHGKGPADDGLEPTLPQVRTPVSPGGTLLQGAVTPRPPVPVHQGLVPGQVVAGRYRVEKWLGVGGTSAVYQALDLKQHQRVALKVLAVPYADEAMVTRFRQEVEHARALEHVNILHVFDVGADGDRHYLTVELLEGKDLRQVMQEGRPTLANALRWLTHATVALEHAHAHGVLHRDVKPGNLFITRTGVLKLMDFGLAKSAHVMGNTAQGATLGTPEYMAPEQVTGTPVSPATDLYALGVVAYELLAGRLPFRHAQPVPLMLMHVQETAVPPRKLRPELPEAFEQVVLRLMRKRPEERYASATVLRAELAKLWPLVLRLGRAL; encoded by the coding sequence GTGGATCCGAAGGATCGTGACAGCGGAGGGGTGGCGTACCTGCGCCCGGAGGCATTGCACGGGAAGGGCCCGGCCGATGATGGGCTGGAGCCCACGCTGCCGCAGGTGCGCACGCCCGTGTCACCGGGCGGCACGTTGCTCCAGGGGGCGGTGACGCCCCGGCCTCCCGTGCCCGTGCACCAGGGATTGGTGCCCGGGCAGGTGGTGGCGGGGCGCTACCGGGTGGAGAAGTGGCTCGGCGTGGGCGGCACGTCGGCGGTGTATCAGGCGCTGGATTTGAAGCAGCACCAGCGCGTGGCGCTCAAGGTGCTGGCGGTGCCGTACGCGGACGAGGCGATGGTGACGCGCTTCCGCCAGGAGGTGGAGCACGCCCGGGCGCTGGAGCACGTGAACATCCTGCATGTGTTCGACGTGGGGGCGGACGGGGACCGGCATTACCTGACGGTGGAGCTGCTGGAGGGGAAGGACCTGCGGCAGGTGATGCAGGAGGGACGCCCCACGCTGGCCAATGCGTTGCGGTGGCTGACGCATGCCACGGTGGCGCTGGAGCACGCGCATGCGCACGGGGTGCTGCACCGGGACGTGAAGCCGGGGAACCTGTTCATCACTCGCACGGGGGTGTTGAAGCTGATGGACTTTGGCCTGGCCAAGAGCGCGCATGTGATGGGCAACACGGCCCAGGGCGCGACGCTGGGGACGCCGGAGTACATGGCGCCGGAACAGGTGACGGGGACGCCGGTGTCTCCGGCCACGGACCTGTATGCGCTGGGGGTGGTGGCGTATGAGCTGCTCGCGGGGCGGTTGCCGTTCCGGCATGCGCAGCCGGTGCCGCTGATGCTGATGCATGTGCAGGAGACGGCCGTGCCTCCTCGGAAGCTGCGGCCGGAGCTGCCGGAGGCCTTCGAGCAGGTCGTGCTCAGGTTGATGCGGAAGCGGCCGGAGGAGCGGTACGCGAGCGCCACGGTGCTGCGCGCTGAACTGGCGAAGCTGTGGCCGCTGGTGCTCCGGCTCGGACGCGCGCTATAG
- a CDS encoding VOC family protein — MSVKFNHTIVHAKDQVASARFLAELLGLPEPTRFGHFHAVKLSDGATLDYMTTQEAISAQHYAFLVSEEVFDSLIAKIRERKIQHWADPFGHQENQINTHDGGRGVYFQDPSGHYMEAITVPYGGW, encoded by the coding sequence ATGTCTGTCAAATTCAACCACACGATTGTCCACGCGAAGGATCAGGTCGCGTCCGCGCGATTCCTCGCGGAGCTGCTTGGACTGCCCGAGCCCACGCGCTTCGGGCACTTCCATGCGGTGAAGCTGTCGGATGGAGCGACGCTCGACTACATGACCACGCAGGAGGCCATCTCCGCCCAGCACTACGCGTTCCTGGTGTCGGAGGAGGTCTTCGACTCGCTGATCGCGAAGATCCGTGAGCGGAAGATCCAGCACTGGGCTGATCCGTTCGGTCACCAGGAGAACCAGATCAACACCCATGACGGAGGCCGTGGGGTCTACTTCCAGGACCCCAGTGGCCACTACATGGAGGCCATCACCGTGCCCTACGGCGGGTGGTGA
- a CDS encoding UvrD-helicase domain-containing protein, whose amino-acid sequence MHTTPIESWRPKGITELEPNAWKALRHVGNSCVVAGPGAGKTEFLAQRAAYLLETGLCRPPHRVLAISFKTDAASNLTTRIQQRCDPTNSNRFISLTFDAFTKGLIDRFSAIIPPPWRPTRQYKIHHPSKHQLDDFLDRTRIGAPLAWQKDIAALTALHFEPRLVGEFRLPQSPLNPTNGIEFAISRWWLENLQHSTGPIMTFVMINRLAELLLRTNAQVARALRATYPFVFIDEFQDTTYAQYDFLQSVFASSRTVVTAVGDDKQRIMAWAGARTDSFSKFQTDFSANKIPLLCNFRSSPELIHIQHVVARALDKESSPAVSYSTKKITGDVAQIWNCRTEASEAKYLATWLSEDIARRRTSARDYVLLVRQSAEQFEGKFRDPLATVGLSIRNESRSLGKTTLQELLTEKFTSVSLALLRLGAKRQAPLAWRTATTFVEQLQANGEIDETASNRAEKSLTAFLRELRSAMALAPPSEASVRDISSRILTFLNRDALSQTYQEYNSGDKLQIAIEAFHLHLSSCASTASNWDSCISAFEGQGRIPLMTIHKSKGLEFDTIIFVGLDDKMWWSHVAGNPEGIATFFVALSRAKQRAIFTFCSERGQRKRTADIYQLLNTAGVPEIQVSS is encoded by the coding sequence ATGCACACGACCCCTATAGAGAGTTGGCGTCCCAAAGGAATCACCGAATTAGAGCCCAACGCCTGGAAAGCGCTTAGACACGTCGGAAACAGTTGTGTCGTTGCCGGACCGGGAGCAGGCAAAACCGAGTTCCTAGCCCAACGCGCAGCCTATCTTCTAGAAACTGGGCTCTGCAGGCCGCCACATCGCGTATTGGCCATTTCATTCAAAACAGATGCCGCATCCAATCTCACGACGCGCATCCAACAACGATGCGACCCAACCAATTCGAATCGCTTTATCTCCCTGACTTTTGACGCCTTCACCAAGGGATTAATTGACCGTTTCTCGGCCATTATCCCACCACCATGGCGACCAACTCGTCAGTACAAGATCCACCATCCCAGCAAACATCAACTCGACGATTTTCTAGATCGCACACGCATTGGGGCCCCTTTGGCGTGGCAAAAGGACATTGCTGCACTCACGGCATTGCACTTCGAACCGCGTCTTGTCGGCGAGTTTCGTCTTCCGCAAAGTCCGCTCAATCCGACCAACGGCATCGAATTTGCCATCTCACGTTGGTGGCTGGAAAACCTACAGCACTCCACTGGTCCGATCATGACATTCGTCATGATCAATCGTCTGGCGGAACTCCTCCTGCGCACCAATGCCCAAGTTGCCCGAGCGCTACGCGCAACCTATCCATTCGTATTTATTGATGAATTCCAAGATACCACCTATGCACAGTACGATTTTCTTCAGTCAGTCTTTGCCTCATCGAGAACCGTCGTCACCGCAGTGGGCGATGATAAGCAACGGATAATGGCATGGGCAGGAGCTCGAACAGACTCCTTTTCCAAATTCCAGACAGATTTTTCAGCGAATAAAATTCCGCTCCTTTGCAATTTCCGATCCTCACCAGAGCTGATCCACATTCAGCATGTGGTAGCCAGAGCATTGGATAAGGAGTCCAGCCCTGCAGTCTCATACTCGACCAAGAAGATTACCGGAGATGTTGCTCAGATATGGAACTGTCGGACAGAGGCGAGCGAAGCCAAGTATCTTGCAACCTGGCTTTCGGAAGATATTGCCCGAAGAAGAACATCTGCGCGAGACTACGTATTACTGGTTCGACAATCAGCCGAGCAATTTGAGGGGAAATTCAGAGACCCGCTAGCCACTGTGGGCTTGAGCATCCGGAACGAAAGCCGCAGTCTAGGAAAAACAACCCTTCAAGAACTTTTGACGGAGAAATTCACATCCGTCTCGCTCGCACTTCTCCGCCTTGGAGCCAAACGCCAAGCCCCCTTGGCATGGCGAACCGCGACCACTTTTGTCGAGCAACTACAGGCCAATGGCGAAATTGACGAAACCGCGAGCAACCGCGCTGAAAAGTCGCTAACTGCTTTCCTTAGAGAGTTGCGCAGTGCGATGGCGCTAGCGCCCCCAAGCGAAGCCTCAGTTCGGGACATTTCCAGTCGAATCTTGACGTTTCTCAACCGAGATGCCTTGTCGCAAACATACCAAGAGTACAACTCAGGCGATAAGCTTCAAATAGCAATCGAGGCTTTCCACCTTCACCTCTCATCGTGCGCATCAACAGCCAGCAACTGGGATTCGTGTATTAGCGCTTTTGAGGGTCAAGGTCGAATTCCCTTGATGACTATCCATAAGAGCAAGGGACTTGAGTTCGACACGATCATTTTCGTAGGTTTGGACGACAAAATGTGGTGGAGCCATGTCGCAGGAAATCCGGAAGGCATTGCGACTTTCTTCGTGGCTCTCTCAAGAGCAAAACAGCGCGCAATATTCACGTTTTGCAGTGAGCGAGGGCAAAGGAAGAGGACAGCCGACATTTATCAACTCTTAAACACTGCCGGCGTACCCGAGATACAAGTTTCAAGCTAG
- a CDS encoding ATP-dependent endonuclease produces the protein MVNPASFAPADSPRRPPQERKSMFIEQITITNFRCFGPNSTTINLSPDLNAFVGLNGSGKTAIMLALLRLFGVTSEQKRLRRQDFHIPAAETSPPDDRKLSIEVLLRFPELESEGEDQSSIPEFFHQMIADSAGCMLCRLRLEATWTDDGSLDGFIEQRVCAIRKLGTFEEDDRIELKAIDRSRIQVIYVPATRDGSSQVTTFLRGRLWRAINWSDQLRREFANTGKALNNSFAKEPAVSLVTAALEKRWREVHSAETDTTPVFRPVDLRFQEFIRNVEAVFQPDEAGRDRSLEDLSDGQRSLFHLAVTAATLDTERELFKGRTGSSFRTSNTLLPALTLLAIEEPENNLAPFYLSRIIRQIENLTAGHHAQAFISSHSPSILARIDPASVRYFRLDHHNRTTQVRSISLPTHEEEAAKFIREAVRTFPELYFSKFVILGEGSSEEVVLPKLAEALGLPIDRSFVAVVPLGGRHVNHLWRLLSDLEIPHATLLDLDVGRHGGGWGRIKTACEQLLARGVAANQLFRTVDPAGAHINLSHFDQYNYTDQSSLLNDWVNYLRTFNIYFCTPLDLDFSMLTSLPLAYQRAEGDMVGPSPRGDALSAVLGENGNPAFYKTTDETIFRWYRYLFLGRGKPSTHLRVLGRLLPNELRDSIPEVLKSLLDSVASRITSKPASPSQ, from the coding sequence GTGGTGAACCCTGCGTCATTCGCACCTGCAGACAGCCCACGTCGGCCACCACAAGAACGCAAATCCATGTTCATAGAACAGATAACAATCACAAACTTCCGCTGCTTTGGCCCCAATTCAACAACCATAAATCTGTCTCCAGACCTAAATGCCTTTGTTGGCCTCAATGGCTCCGGCAAGACAGCAATAATGCTAGCTCTCCTGAGGCTATTCGGCGTCACCTCAGAGCAAAAACGATTACGACGCCAGGACTTTCACATTCCAGCCGCCGAAACTTCTCCTCCCGACGATCGCAAGCTGTCAATCGAGGTCTTGCTTCGTTTCCCAGAACTGGAATCGGAGGGCGAAGACCAGAGCTCCATTCCTGAGTTTTTCCATCAAATGATCGCAGACAGCGCTGGCTGCATGCTGTGCCGGCTCAGGCTGGAGGCAACATGGACCGACGATGGCTCACTGGATGGCTTCATCGAACAACGAGTCTGTGCCATCCGAAAGCTCGGCACATTTGAAGAGGACGACCGAATCGAGCTCAAAGCTATCGATCGAAGCCGCATTCAAGTCATTTATGTTCCCGCAACGAGAGACGGCTCATCTCAGGTTACAACATTCCTTCGCGGTCGCCTATGGCGGGCAATAAACTGGTCCGACCAACTCAGGCGCGAATTCGCCAATACAGGCAAAGCCCTCAACAACTCGTTCGCAAAGGAACCAGCCGTAAGCCTAGTAACAGCAGCGTTAGAGAAACGCTGGCGGGAAGTCCATTCCGCCGAAACCGACACCACGCCTGTATTTCGTCCAGTAGATTTGCGATTTCAGGAGTTCATTCGCAACGTGGAAGCCGTATTCCAACCTGACGAGGCAGGGCGCGATCGAAGCCTTGAGGACCTCAGCGACGGGCAGCGCTCACTATTCCACCTCGCTGTGACCGCAGCTACTCTAGACACTGAGCGAGAACTCTTCAAAGGCCGCACTGGAAGTAGCTTTCGGACAAGCAACACACTTCTACCCGCACTAACACTTCTTGCAATCGAGGAACCCGAAAACAACCTCGCACCATTCTACCTCTCAAGGATCATCAGGCAGATTGAAAACCTGACCGCCGGACATCACGCCCAAGCTTTCATTTCCAGTCATTCACCAAGCATTCTCGCCAGGATAGATCCTGCAAGCGTTCGATACTTCCGACTCGACCACCACAATCGCACCACACAAGTGCGATCAATATCTCTTCCCACACACGAAGAGGAGGCGGCAAAATTCATCAGAGAGGCGGTTCGCACGTTTCCAGAGCTTTACTTTTCTAAATTTGTAATACTGGGCGAAGGCAGTTCCGAGGAAGTTGTTCTCCCAAAACTTGCCGAGGCGCTTGGACTGCCAATTGATCGTTCTTTTGTTGCGGTTGTTCCATTGGGTGGGCGCCATGTAAATCACCTATGGAGGCTGCTAAGCGACCTTGAGATCCCCCATGCCACGCTACTTGATCTCGACGTCGGCCGGCATGGCGGAGGCTGGGGAAGAATCAAAACGGCTTGCGAACAGCTGTTGGCGCGCGGGGTGGCCGCCAATCAGCTATTCAGAACAGTCGATCCAGCAGGCGCGCATATAAACCTCAGCCATTTCGACCAGTACAATTACACAGACCAGTCCTCTCTACTCAACGACTGGGTCAACTACCTGCGCACGTTCAATATATACTTCTGCACCCCGTTGGATCTTGACTTCTCAATGCTAACCTCTCTACCGCTCGCATACCAGAGAGCAGAAGGAGATATGGTCGGCCCCTCTCCAAGAGGCGATGCTCTATCTGCAGTTCTTGGGGAAAATGGAAATCCAGCATTTTACAAAACTACAGATGAGACCATATTTCGCTGGTATCGCTATTTATTTCTTGGACGCGGAAAACCCAGCACCCACCTAAGAGTGCTTGGGCGCCTGTTACCAAACGAACTGCGCGACAGCATCCCCGAGGTTCTTAAGTCACTTCTAGACAGCGTAGCATCTCGAATCACATCCAAGCCCGCCTCTCCATCCCAGTAA
- the selA gene encoding L-seryl-tRNA(Sec) selenium transferase, translating into MGAASNSPDGKNSLLRGLPSIEQLLRRPSLESRLANLPHARAVAALRLAVDRVRARLLAGDLRPFEDADVEAALASLATPNLRPVINATGVVLHTNLGRAPLAPEAVERVAAVARGYSNLEYDLDEGERGSRYAPLVGLLRTLTGAEDAIVVNNCAGAVLLILAALASGRECIVSRGELVEIGGGFRIPDVMRQSGATLVEVGTTNRTRRADYANALSPDTGLIVKVHRSNFALVGFTEEAALAELAGLGRSRDVPVFQDLGSGALVPLYGPGLTTEPTVGQAIRDGADVVAFSGDKLLGGPQAGVIVGRSDLLQRIKSHPLTRALRVDKMTVAALEATLELYRDGRPDAVPTQSLLTVQPGLLQARAERLAALLAASGVGCRVVSVDGQVGGGAMPLARLPSFACSLTVEAPKLFLERLREGEVPVIGRIADDEVVLDVRCLSEEDLGQVAQAVAAARSGSQP; encoded by the coding sequence ATGGGCGCTGCGTCGAACTCTCCGGATGGCAAGAACTCGCTGCTGCGCGGTCTTCCCTCTATCGAACAACTCCTGCGACGGCCGTCGCTGGAGTCCCGGCTCGCGAATCTTCCTCATGCCCGCGCGGTCGCGGCCCTGCGGCTCGCCGTCGATCGAGTCCGAGCCCGGCTCCTCGCTGGTGACTTGCGTCCCTTCGAGGACGCGGACGTGGAAGCCGCACTCGCATCCCTCGCCACGCCGAACCTGCGGCCGGTGATCAACGCCACCGGCGTCGTGCTCCACACGAACCTGGGCCGCGCACCGCTCGCCCCCGAAGCCGTGGAGCGTGTCGCCGCCGTGGCCCGCGGCTACTCCAACCTCGAATACGACCTGGACGAAGGCGAACGCGGCAGCCGCTACGCGCCCCTCGTCGGCCTCCTGCGCACGCTCACCGGCGCGGAGGACGCCATCGTCGTCAACAACTGCGCCGGCGCCGTGCTCCTCATCCTCGCCGCGCTCGCTTCCGGCCGCGAGTGCATCGTCTCCCGCGGCGAGCTCGTCGAAATTGGCGGCGGCTTCCGCATCCCGGACGTCATGCGTCAGTCCGGCGCGACGCTCGTCGAAGTCGGCACCACCAACCGCACCCGCCGCGCGGACTACGCCAACGCCCTGAGCCCGGACACGGGACTCATCGTGAAGGTCCACCGCTCCAACTTCGCGCTCGTCGGCTTCACCGAAGAGGCAGCCCTCGCGGAGCTCGCCGGGCTGGGACGCTCCCGTGACGTGCCCGTGTTCCAGGACCTGGGCTCCGGCGCGCTCGTGCCCCTGTACGGCCCGGGCCTCACGACGGAGCCCACCGTCGGCCAGGCCATCCGGGATGGCGCGGACGTCGTCGCGTTCTCCGGGGACAAGCTGCTCGGCGGACCCCAGGCAGGCGTCATCGTCGGCCGCTCGGACCTGCTCCAGCGCATCAAGTCCCACCCGCTCACACGTGCGCTGCGTGTCGACAAGATGACGGTCGCGGCCCTGGAGGCGACCCTGGAGCTGTACCGGGATGGCCGCCCGGATGCGGTCCCCACCCAAAGCCTGCTCACCGTGCAGCCGGGTTTGTTACAGGCCCGTGCCGAACGCCTGGCAGCCTTGCTCGCGGCGAGCGGCGTCGGGTGTCGGGTCGTGTCCGTGGATGGACAGGTGGGAGGAGGTGCCATGCCTCTGGCCCGGTTGCCGTCCTTCGCTTGCAGCCTCACCGTAGAAGCGCCGAAACTATTCCTGGAACGCCTGCGCGAAGGCGAAGTGCCGGTTATTGGCAGGATTGCGGATGACGAGGTCGTTCTCGACGTCCGGTGTCTCTCAGAGGAGGACCTGGGGCAGGTCGCGCAGGCTGTGGCGGCCGCCCGTTCGGGAAGCCAGCCATGA
- a CDS encoding HNH endonuclease — MINSAVLVLNRYYQPVHVTSVKRAFSLLYQGVAKAIDEQYRLYEFEDWAALSATQDSITTIDRTIRIPRVLVLGAYDHLPRAKVRFSRLNIYARDNDTCQYCARQLPRTDLNLDHVNPRTQGGKTTWENVVCSCVPCNLKKGGRTPEQAGMRLLKKPVRPRWTPLFRGAIRKITYREWLPFLHLADVSYWNVELLDE, encoded by the coding sequence ATGATCAACAGCGCCGTGCTCGTTTTAAACCGGTACTACCAACCGGTTCACGTGACGTCGGTCAAACGGGCCTTCTCCCTGCTGTATCAGGGCGTCGCCAAAGCCATTGACGAGCAGTACCGCCTGTATGAGTTCGAGGACTGGGCCGCCCTCAGCGCCACCCAGGACAGCATCACCACCATCGACCGCACCATCCGCATCCCGCGCGTCCTCGTGCTCGGCGCGTATGATCACCTGCCGCGTGCCAAGGTCCGCTTCTCGCGGCTCAACATCTACGCGCGCGACAACGACACCTGCCAGTACTGCGCGCGACAGCTGCCCCGTACCGACCTCAACCTGGACCACGTCAACCCGCGCACCCAGGGTGGCAAGACGACCTGGGAGAACGTCGTGTGCTCCTGCGTGCCCTGCAACCTGAAGAAGGGCGGACGCACGCCGGAGCAGGCCGGGATGCGGCTGCTCAAGAAGCCTGTTCGCCCGCGCTGGACGCCGCTCTTCCGCGGCGCCATCCGCAAGATCACCTACCGCGAGTGGCTGCCGTTCCTGCACCTCGCGGACGTGTCGTACTGGAACGTCGAGCTGCTCGACGAATAG
- a CDS encoding MinD/ParA family protein, whose product MGGGKGGIGKSMVSANLGVALAQAGQKVLLVDADLGGANLHTCLGVGPPEATLSDFLRRGKAHLEEVMVATGVPGLSLIAGAQDSLDAANLKYAQKQKLLRTLLSQTTADYLILDLGAGTSFNTLDFFLIADHGLLVVLPEPTSVENAYRFVKAAFFRKLQQTESRYGIQDMVEGALSTREGGLRTLHDIVAQVRRKAPSDAERLERELAAFHVRLVVNQARTDADEKVGGAMVSAWKKFFGIDMDDLGALRHDDEAWRAVRKRKPVLLERPDSPVSQGLQRIAARILTLDGLSTEPATP is encoded by the coding sequence GTGGGCGGCGGCAAGGGCGGCATCGGCAAGTCGATGGTGTCCGCGAACCTGGGCGTCGCGCTCGCGCAGGCAGGCCAGAAGGTGCTGCTCGTGGACGCGGACCTGGGCGGCGCCAACCTGCACACCTGCCTGGGCGTGGGACCTCCGGAGGCCACGCTGTCCGACTTCCTGCGGCGCGGGAAGGCCCACCTCGAAGAGGTGATGGTCGCCACCGGCGTGCCGGGCCTGTCGCTGATCGCCGGCGCGCAGGACTCGCTGGACGCGGCGAACCTCAAGTACGCGCAGAAGCAGAAGCTGCTCCGCACGCTGCTGTCGCAGACGACGGCGGACTACCTCATCCTGGACCTGGGTGCGGGCACCAGCTTCAACACGCTCGACTTCTTCCTCATCGCGGACCACGGCCTGCTCGTCGTGCTGCCGGAGCCCACCTCCGTGGAGAACGCGTACCGCTTCGTCAAGGCGGCCTTCTTCCGCAAGCTCCAGCAGACCGAGTCACGCTACGGCATCCAGGACATGGTCGAGGGCGCGCTGTCCACCCGCGAGGGCGGCCTGCGGACGCTGCACGACATCGTCGCGCAGGTGCGGCGCAAGGCCCCGTCCGACGCGGAGCGGCTGGAGCGCGAACTGGCCGCGTTCCACGTGCGGCTCGTCGTGAACCAGGCGCGCACGGACGCGGACGAGAAGGTCGGCGGGGCGATGGTGTCCGCGTGGAAGAAGTTCTTCGGCATCGACATGGATGACCTGGGCGCCCTGCGCCACGACGACGAGGCGTGGAGGGCGGTGCGCAAGCGCAAGCCGGTGCTCCTCGAGCGGCCCGATTCGCCCGTATCCCAGGGACTCCAGCGCATCGCCGCGCGTATCCTCACGCTCGACGGCCTTTCCACCGAGCCCGCCACCCCATGA